Sequence from the Amaranthus tricolor cultivar Red isolate AtriRed21 chromosome 1, ASM2621246v1, whole genome shotgun sequence genome:
tagttttgaattttagataatttatttgaatgtttaattattttttaatataataataatatattaattaaaatttagttgttaattaatttttaattttttattaataatttaaacaaaaaaaataacaataacaatcacaataataataataataataataataataataataataataataataataataataataataataataataataatcataataataataataataataataataataataataataataataacaacaacaataataataataacaacaataataatacaaataaaattaataaattttttttttaaaaaaacccaGTCGCAAGAAAACCTGCGAGCCAACCGCGGTCCAGCCGCGGTTTTTTCTACGACTGAACCGCGATTGGCTCACGATTTTTCTTGCGACtgggttttttgtttttttttttaaatttttattaattttatttatattattattattattattattattattattattattattattattgttattattattattattattattgtgattgttattattattattattattattaaatttttattgttgttttaattattatatttaatttatttttttaaatattattattattattataaataagaaattttaaggggTGGTAAAATTGTAATTGTTTTAAGTTTAGggacaaatttataattttattttgaagtggcgaaaaaataaaaagggtaacgatgtttaaggattgaaattaaaactaaaatacTTACTTTTAAAACTTGTATCAGCATGAAACCAGGGCTATGACAAAAATGTTAATAGACTTTTagttcattcattgttcatcattcttctTATAGATGTACCAAACTTCATGGTTTACTCTAATCAACTTCTGTCAATTACTAAAATCTTGCATTGCCCACAAAAATCTTCTAACAGGAAAATCTCTTCATACCCTTTACATAAAATCTGTGATTCCTCCTTCAATATTTCTTTCCAACCACTTCATTCTACTCTACTCAAAATGCCGCCATCTTTCTGCAGCACGCAACACTTTCAATCTTACTCCATATCCAAATGTCTTCTCTTACAATACCATTATCGCAGCATACGTAAAAGAAGGTCAAATTCAAATTGCCCACCAACTGTTCGACAAAATTCCTGAACCAGATATTGTGTCTTTCAATACTCTCATTGCAGCGTATGCTAATAGAGGGGAGATTTGGCCTGCCCTTAAGCTTTTTGATGGAATTAGAGATATTGGTTTGGAGCTAGACGGGTTTAGTTTCTCTTCTATTATTTCAGCTTCCGTTAATAATGTTTTATTGATAACACAATTGCATTGTTTGGTTGTTAAAGGAGGGTATGATGTTTTGTACGCTTCTGTTAATAATTCTCTTGTGAGTTGTTATAGCAAAAATGGGTTTTTGAATGAAGCTAAGAGGGTGTTTTGTGAGATGAATGGGAGGGAAGATGAAGTGTCTTGGAATGCTATGATTGTTGCATATGGACAACATAAGGAAGGAGTAAAAGCTCTAGAATTGTTTCAAGAAATGGTTAAGAGGGGTTTATATATTGATATGTATACTTTGGCTAGTGTTTTGACTGCTTTTACGAGCTTAGTAGATCGGTTAGGGGGTCTTCAGTTTCATGGTCAGTTGATCAAAATGGGGTTTAACTCAAATCCACATGTGGGAAGTGGGTTAATTGATTTGTATTCTAAATGTGGGTGTAGTATGTTGGATTGTAAGAAAATATTTGAGGAAATTCCGGAGCGTGATTTGGTTCTGTGGAATACTATGATCTCCGGGTATTCCCAGTTTGAGGAGTTATCTGAAGAGGCTGTTACTTGTTTCAGAGATATGTTGCGCGTCGGTTATCGTCCAGATGATTGCAGCTTTGTTTGTGTTATTAGTGCTTGCTCAAGCTCGCAGTCTCCTTCACATGGAAAACAGATCCACTCACTGGCTCTGAAGTCTGATATACCATCGAATCTGATAGCGGTTAATAATGCCTTGGTAGCTATGTATGCGAAATGTGGAAATCTTCAAGATGCTAG
This genomic interval carries:
- the LOC130800213 gene encoding pentatricopeptide repeat-containing protein At3g49710, with the translated sequence MYQTSWFTLINFCQLLKSCIAHKNLLTGKSLHTLYIKSVIPPSIFLSNHFILLYSKCRHLSAARNTFNLTPYPNVFSYNTIIAAYVKEGQIQIAHQLFDKIPEPDIVSFNTLIAAYANRGEIWPALKLFDGIRDIGLELDGFSFSSIISASVNNVLLITQLHCLVVKGGYDVLYASVNNSLVSCYSKNGFLNEAKRVFCEMNGREDEVSWNAMIVAYGQHKEGVKALELFQEMVKRGLYIDMYTLASVLTAFTSLVDRLGGLQFHGQLIKMGFNSNPHVGSGLIDLYSKCGCSMLDCKKIFEEIPERDLVLWNTMISGYSQFEELSEEAVTCFRDMLRVGYRPDDCSFVCVISACSSSQSPSHGKQIHSLALKSDIPSNLIAVNNALVAMYAKCGNLQDARRLFDTMPEHNVVSLNTIIDGYAQHGLGHEALHLFNWMLEIDIMPTAITFISVLSACAHTGKVEEGQKYFDMMKRKFGIVPEAEHYSCMIDMLGRAGKLLEAEQLIESLPYNPGSIAWAALLGACRKHGNIDLAVKAANQVLLTDGSNPAPYVMLANMFADAERWDDVAKVRRLMRNRNLRKKPGCSWIELNKKVHIFVAEDASHPMIREIYEYLEEILLKIKHVGYVPDVRLALVKDDGIGEERVRRLVHHSEKLAVAYGLLSTKEGEPILVGKNLRICGDCHNAIKLISAVTEREITVRDARRFHCFKDGKCTCGDYW